A region of Homo sapiens chromosome 17, GRCh38.p14 Primary Assembly DNA encodes the following proteins:
- the TMEM100 gene encoding transmembrane protein 100 isoform X1, with amino-acid sequence MTEEPIKEILGAPKAHMAATMEKSPKSEVVITTVPLVSEIQLMAATGGTELSCYRCIIPFAVVVFIAGIVVTAVAYSFNSHGSIISIFGLVVLSSGLFLLASSALCWKVRQRSKKAKRRESQTALVANQRSLFA; translated from the coding sequence ATGACTGAAGAGCCCATCAAGGAGATCCTGGGAGCCCCAAAGGCTCACATGGCAGCGACGATGGAGAAGAGCCCCAAGAGTGAAGTTGTGATCACCACAGTCCCTCTGGTCAGTGAGATTCAGTTGATGGCTGCTACAGGGGGTACCGAGCTCTCCTGCTACCGCTGCATCATCCCCTTTGCTGTGGTTGTCTTCATCGCCGGCATCGTGGTCACCGCGGTGGCTTACAGCTTCAATTCCCATGGGTCTATTATCTCCATCTTTGGCCTGGTTGTTCTGTCATCTGGACTTTTTTTACTAGCCTCCAGTGCCTTGTGCTGGAAAGTGAGACAAAGGAGCAAGAAAGCCAAGAGACGGGAGAGTCAAACAGCTCTCGTGGCAAATCAGAGAAGCTTGTTTGCTTGA